The following proteins come from a genomic window of Flavobacterium crocinum:
- a CDS encoding glycoside hydrolase family 16 protein gives MKMINLANRAGLFTLILLFVFQSCSSSNDSTDNPEVVTPDKITVQVDIIGKTAELPNGDGSGKIKLNITAANAKSYKVKINNETKEFTTNDFTYEFTEPGTKVYTIEVTAFDGLKYTNASTTVNIFVARKLIFSDEFDVNGAPNPDKWDYNTGTGDGWGNNELQYYTKRPENVIVENGILKIKAIREDYMGSQYTSARILTRGKFSFKYGRAEMRAKLPSGGGTWPAFWLLGDNLDTVGWPACGEIDIMEEVGNNPNVIHSSLHSPGRSGNTPDTATTKNPTAMTEFHIYAVEWSAETLKFYVDDNLFYTYKNSATTPFNAKFFVILNFAMGGNFGGTVDPNFKNATYEIDYVRVYN, from the coding sequence ATGAAAATGATTAATCTCGCAAATAGAGCAGGACTGTTTACTTTAATTCTGTTATTCGTATTTCAGTCTTGTAGCAGTAGTAATGATTCGACTGATAATCCGGAAGTAGTAACACCTGATAAAATTACGGTTCAGGTTGATATAATTGGAAAAACGGCTGAATTGCCAAATGGAGATGGCAGCGGAAAAATAAAGTTGAATATTACAGCCGCAAATGCAAAATCGTATAAGGTAAAGATCAATAATGAAACAAAAGAGTTTACAACAAACGATTTTACCTATGAATTTACAGAACCAGGAACTAAAGTATATACCATTGAAGTTACAGCTTTTGATGGTTTAAAATATACAAATGCTTCTACTACAGTAAACATTTTCGTGGCAAGAAAACTAATTTTTTCAGATGAGTTCGATGTTAATGGTGCACCAAATCCTGATAAATGGGATTATAATACCGGAACCGGAGACGGCTGGGGAAATAATGAATTGCAATATTACACCAAACGCCCTGAAAATGTAATTGTTGAAAACGGAATCTTAAAAATTAAAGCAATTAGAGAGGATTATATGGGAAGCCAGTATACCTCTGCAAGAATTTTAACGAGAGGAAAATTTTCATTCAAATATGGAAGAGCCGAAATGCGTGCAAAACTACCAAGCGGTGGCGGAACCTGGCCTGCATTCTGGTTGTTGGGTGATAATCTGGATACTGTTGGCTGGCCTGCCTGCGGAGAAATAGACATTATGGAAGAAGTAGGGAATAACCCAAATGTAATTCATTCGTCTTTACATTCTCCGGGACGTTCAGGAAATACGCCTGATACAGCTACAACAAAAAATCCTACAGCAATGACCGAGTTTCATATTTATGCTGTCGAATGGTCTGCTGAAACACTTAAATTTTATGTAGATGATAATTTATTTTATACCTATAAAAATTCAGCTACAACACCATTTAATGCTAAGTTTTTTGTGATTTTAAATTTCGCTATGGGAGGAAATTTTGGAGGAACAGTTGATCCGAATTTCAAAAATGCAACTTACGAAATTGATTATGTAAGAGTGTATAATTAA
- a CDS encoding endonuclease/exonuclease/phosphatase family protein, protein MKKINKLVLAFLFLLAGNSFYGQNLKIMTYNIRLDVESDGENAWPKRKDYFNAQIGFYSPDIFGVQEATPNQVTDIASAQANYNKFGIGREENGLGEACTIYYKKERFKVEQSNTFWLSETPDVVSRGWDAACNRVCTYGLFKDLKTKKTFWVFNLHLDHMGEVARVKGVQLVLSKIEALNTKKYPVFLMGDFNSEPDTKQIAEIKKVMNDTKDVSKEKPFGPSGTFNDFKHNEPVTLLLDYIFVSKNSGLTIQKHAVLSDSKDLKYPSDHLPVLIEID, encoded by the coding sequence ATGAAAAAGATAAACAAACTTGTTTTAGCATTTCTATTCCTTTTAGCAGGAAATTCATTTTATGGTCAAAACCTGAAAATTATGACCTATAATATTCGTCTGGATGTCGAATCTGACGGAGAAAATGCATGGCCAAAACGAAAGGATTATTTCAATGCGCAAATAGGTTTTTACAGTCCGGATATTTTTGGAGTTCAGGAAGCAACGCCAAATCAGGTCACAGATATTGCATCGGCTCAGGCAAATTATAACAAATTTGGAATAGGAAGAGAAGAAAACGGATTAGGAGAAGCTTGTACGATTTACTATAAAAAAGAGCGTTTTAAGGTTGAACAGTCCAATACTTTTTGGCTGTCTGAAACACCAGATGTAGTTTCCAGAGGCTGGGATGCCGCTTGCAACCGAGTTTGTACTTACGGACTTTTTAAAGATTTAAAAACAAAAAAAACGTTTTGGGTTTTTAATCTTCACTTAGATCATATGGGAGAAGTAGCCCGAGTAAAAGGCGTACAGCTTGTCTTGTCTAAAATTGAGGCATTAAACACCAAAAAATATCCTGTGTTTTTAATGGGAGATTTTAACTCAGAACCAGACACAAAACAGATTGCCGAAATCAAAAAAGTGATGAATGACACCAAAGATGTTTCTAAAGAAAAACCTTTCGGGCCTTCAGGAACTTTCAATGATTTCAAACATAATGAACCCGTAACATTATTATTGGATTACATTTTTGTATCCAAAAATAGCGGACTTACAATTCAGAAACACGCAGTGCTGAGTGATTCTAAAGATTTAAAATATCCTTCGGATCATTTGCCTGTTTTAATAGAAATAGATTAA
- a CDS encoding glycoside hydrolase family 30 protein encodes MKNINKKLQILVLLPLIAMQFNCGSSKSVTANSGKVGSWITTTDETSKLKKQPDLVFGSETNSNQTIEINSAEKFQTIEGFGFSLTGGSAQAIIKLDKSKREALLQELFSRKDDAIGLSYLRLSIGASDLNEKVFSYDDMPEGQTDLNLEHFNLGPDLNDVIPVLKEILVINPKIKIMGSPWSPPVWMKDNGSSKGGSLQPKYYEVYAQYFVKYIEAMKSHGITIDAITPQNEPLHPGNNPSLLMLAEQQADFIGNHLGPAFAKAGIKTKIIVYDHNCNKPEYPLTILKDPKANPFVAGSAFHLYEGDISALTTVHNAFPNKDLYFTEQYTGSGSNFENDLKWSVKNVVIGSMRNWSKNALSWGLANDEFYKPFTPGGCSTCKGALMIDQNQNIKREVGYYIIGHASKFVPEGSVRIGSNIAGKLHNVAFKTPSGQIVLIVENDGASTETFNIKYNQKQTSTSLNAGAVATYVW; translated from the coding sequence ATGAAAAACATCAACAAAAAACTTCAAATTCTGGTTTTACTGCCTTTAATTGCAATGCAGTTCAACTGCGGATCTTCAAAAAGTGTAACAGCTAATTCAGGAAAAGTAGGATCCTGGATTACGACTACAGACGAAACATCAAAACTTAAAAAACAACCTGATTTAGTTTTTGGTTCAGAAACAAATTCAAATCAGACAATTGAGATAAATTCAGCTGAGAAATTCCAAACCATTGAAGGTTTCGGGTTTTCTTTAACCGGAGGAAGTGCTCAGGCGATTATCAAACTGGACAAATCAAAAAGAGAAGCATTGCTTCAGGAATTGTTTTCCAGAAAAGATGATGCGATTGGTTTAAGTTATTTAAGATTGAGTATTGGAGCATCTGATTTGAATGAAAAAGTTTTTTCGTATGATGATATGCCGGAAGGACAAACCGATTTAAATCTGGAACATTTTAATTTGGGTCCGGATTTAAACGATGTGATTCCGGTTTTAAAAGAGATTTTAGTCATAAATCCGAAAATTAAAATAATGGGTTCTCCGTGGTCACCTCCCGTTTGGATGAAAGATAACGGAAGCTCAAAAGGCGGTAGTTTACAGCCAAAATATTATGAAGTATATGCACAGTATTTTGTGAAATATATTGAGGCAATGAAATCGCACGGAATTACAATTGACGCAATTACGCCACAAAATGAACCATTGCACCCGGGAAATAATCCGAGTTTATTAATGCTGGCAGAACAACAGGCAGATTTTATCGGAAATCATTTAGGTCCCGCTTTCGCGAAAGCAGGAATCAAAACCAAAATCATTGTTTACGATCATAATTGTAACAAACCGGAATATCCTTTAACGATTTTAAAGGATCCAAAAGCAAATCCGTTTGTGGCAGGTTCAGCTTTTCACTTGTATGAAGGAGATATTAGCGCTTTGACTACTGTTCATAATGCTTTTCCGAATAAAGATTTGTATTTTACCGAACAATATACAGGTTCAGGAAGTAATTTTGAAAACGATTTGAAATGGAGTGTGAAAAATGTAGTAATTGGTTCTATGCGCAACTGGAGTAAAAATGCACTTTCTTGGGGATTGGCAAATGATGAATTTTATAAACCTTTTACACCAGGAGGATGTTCAACCTGTAAAGGAGCTTTGATGATTGATCAGAATCAAAACATCAAAAGAGAGGTAGGATATTATATTATCGGACATGCTTCTAAATTTGTTCCGGAAGGTTCCGTTAGAATTGGAAGTAATATCGCAGGGAAACTGCATAATGTTGCTTTCAAAACGCCATCAGGACAAATTGTTCTCATTGTAGAAAATGATGGAGCTTCAACAGAAACTTTTAATATTAAATACAACCAAAAACAAACTTCAACCTCACTAAACGCGGGTGCAGTTGCAACTTACGTTTGGTAA